In Desulfobacter hydrogenophilus, the genomic stretch TTTGACGATAAACGGTCTCAAGCTCGATTGTCACCAGATCAGAACGGCTTAAGGCCTGGCTTGAAAAAAAATAGGGAGACGCATAATAATTGGACAAAAGGTTCCATTCATCGGGTTTGGTCACCGGCGGCAGTTGGAACAGGTCCCCGATGAGCAGCAGTTGAACCCCGCCAAAGGGCCGATCATCCCGGCGCAGCCGCCGCAATACCGCATCCAGGGCGTCCAGCAGATCCGCCCGGACCATGGATATCTCATCAATCACCAGCAGATCAAGGCCGTTGATGATTTGCTTTTTTACCTTTGAGAATCTGAAAAACCGCCGGTTGTCCTGGGGACGATCACTTTGTCCGGGCAAAAAAGGCCCCAACGGAATCTGAAAAAAGGAGTGCAGGGTCACGCCCCCGGCATTTACGGCGGCAACGCCCGTGGGCGCCGCGACAATAAACTGCTTGGGGCAGAACTCCTGTAAAGATTTCAGGAATGTGGTTTTACCGGTGCCGGCCCTGCCGGTCAGATAGATATTACACAGGGTTTCCCCGACAAAGGCACGGGCAGCCTGGATTTTTTTGTTTCCTTCAAAGGAAGGTAATGTGGATTTCGTATTGTCCATAGACCTGCCTTATAACAAAAAAATTCACATCCTGTCCACTGCCCCCAAAGGTTATCCAGCATCAGTCCTTTTGGAAAGCCAGCCCCCGCCAAGGGCTTTATAAAGTTTGACATAGGCGTTGAAATAAAGCTGCCGGTTTTGGGAATACTCAAGCTGGGCTGAAAACAGGGTGCGTTGGGAATCCAGTACTTCAAGATAGGAGCTAACCCCCTTGTCATACCTTTCAAAAGAAAGCTTATACGCATTTTCAGCCGCATCCACCTTGCGTTGGGACGCGTCACTTTCCCTTCTGTAGGTATCCACTTCCACTAAAGCATCCTCCACCTCCTTAAAGGCGGTAAGCACCACTTCCTGGTAGTTGAACAGTGCCTGACGGGTCTGTTCCTTGGCCACCTCTACCCTGAGTTTGCTTTTATTAAAATCAAACAAGGGGCCTAAAAGGCCGCCACTTACATTCCAGATCCCGCCATGATTGGTGATGTTGGACACTTCGGAAGAGGCAAGCCCCAAGGCACCGGTCAAACTGATGGCCGGAAACCGCTGGGCCACGGCCACACCGATTTTTTCGTTGGCGGCATGCACAAGGGCCAGGGCTCTTTTGATTTCAGGACGGCGCTGCAGAAGGGATGCCGGCATGCCCACAGGGATCATGGGGGGCAAGAGCTGTTTATCCAGGGAAATACCCGTTCGAATCCCCCCGGGTAGCCGGCCCATAAGCAGTTTCAACTGGTGCTCGGTTTTAGAGATAAGGCGTTCATAGGTAGGGATGGCGCCAGCGGCCACTTCCAGCTGAATCTGGGCCTGGTTCACATCAATTTTCGGGATGATCCCCTTATCAAACCGTTTGGTAATAATATCAAGGCCGTCCTGCCGGGAGGTAAGGGTTTCTTTGGACATCTCCAGGCGCTGGCGGTAGTCCAGAAGCTGGTAATAGGCAGACACCACATCGGCAATGAGCGTGGTGCGCACCGCCCATGCACCGTAGGCCGATGCCAAAATATCGGCCTGAGCCGCAGCCGTGGACCGCTTAAATTTTCCCCAAAAATCAAGTTCCCATGACAGGTTGGGGGCCACATAATAATTATTGTTGGTGAATATGGACCGGGTTCCCGAATAGTTACCCACATAACCGCCGGCCCCAAGATTGATGGCCGGGTACTGGTCGGCCCGGGTCATCCCGTAGGTGAATCTGGCCTCTTCAATCCGGCTTAATGCCGTTTTCAGATCCTGGTTGTTTTCAAGGGCTGTGGTCACAAGCTCATAAAGCACCGGATCTTTGAACAGCTCCCACCACTTTAAATCCTGATCACTGCCGGCATCGGCCGGGGCAAACCGGTACGCCGCCGGGACATCCACCACAGGGGATTCAAAATCAGGCCCCAGGGTAAGACATCCGGACAGGCCGAATCCCGACAAAAGGACCAGGAGGATAAACAATGCGGGAAGGGACGACAATCTGTTCGTAACCATAATTTTTAAGCTTTCTTATTAGCTAAATCTCGTTTTTTTTCATACCGGCACAGCTTGCCGATAAACACAAACAGCATAGGATAGAAAAATACCCCAAGCAGCGTGGCCAGGCACATGCCGCCCAAAAGTGCCACACCCATGACTTTACGGGATAAGGCGCCTGAGCCCGTGGCCACCACCAGCGGGAAAATACCCAGGATAAAGGAAAATGCCGTCATAAGAATCGGGCGGAATCGTATTTTTGCCGACTCAATGGCCGCATCAAACAGACTCATCCCCTCGTGGAATTTGATATTGGCAAACTCCACAATTAGAATGGCATTTTTGGCAGCCATACCAATGAGCAACACCAGGGAGATCTGGGCAAATACGTTATTTTCGTAAGTTAAATCAAAAAACCGTGCCAGGTACAAAAAGCCCATGGCACCGAACAGGGCAAAGGGCGTCCCCAAAAGGATGCTGAAGGGAAGGGACCAGCTTTCATACTGGGCAGCCAGAATCAGGAACACAAAAACCAGAGAAAAGATAAAAACCACAGACCCGGTGCCGGACGCGGCCTTTTCCTGGTAGGACATGTCGCTCCAGGCGTAAGTCATATCATCGGGGAGCACTTCGGCGGCCACCGCTTCCAAAGCCGCCATGGCCTGGCTCGATGTGTATCCCCGGGCAGGGCTTCCGGATATTTCTGCGGCCCGCATGAGGTTAAACCGGTTGGTATAATCGGGACCGTACACCTCTTTGACCTTGATAAACGCAGACATGGGTACGCTTTTTCCCGCTTTATTTTTCACAAAGAACTGGCCCAGTTTTTTGGCGTTAAGCCGATACTCGGGTTCCGCCTGGATATAGGCCCGGTAAAGACGTCCAAACCGGTTAAAATCGTTGACATAGGCACCGCCCAGGAATGTACCGATGGCGGTATAGATGTCATTGAGATTGATGCCGGCCTTTAATGCTTTGTCCCGGTCCACCTCGATAAGCTTCTGGGGCACGTTGGGGCTGAAGGTGGTCCGAATGGATCCGATTTCCGGCCGTTTTTTGGCTGCCGCTATGAACTGGGTGGCCTGGTGCCCTAAATAAGCCGGGGTATTGCCCACGCGATCCTGGAGCATAAAGGTGAACCCGGAGCCCGTTCCAAGTCCGGGGATGGCCGGCGGGGCAAAGGCAAACACCTGGGCCTGGTTAACCCCGAAATAAAACTGTTTGTTCAATTCGTTGACCAGATCATCAACGGTTTTCTCCCGCTCATCCCAATCCTTGAGCGAAACAAACAAAAACCCGTAATTGGGTCCCATGGAAGATGAGAGCATGGAAAAACCCGTGGCATTGGTCACATGTTCCACTTCCGGGTGTTTGGCAAGAATCTTTTCCACCTGCCGGGTCACAACATCCGAGCGCTGGAGGGATGCGGCATCGGGCAGCTGCACATTGACCATGAAATAGCCCATGTCCTCGGAGGGGATAAACCCGCCGGGCAGAAGTTTTCCCACGATACCGGTAGCGCAGCACACCGCAATAATCAGAAGAACACCGAACAATGCCTTGCGAACCACGATTCGGGTAATTTTGGTATATACATTCGTGGAGGCGTCAAAGGCGTTGTTAAACATTGAAAAAAACAGGCCCAAAGGTCCCCGGTAGGGTTTGGGGGATTTAAGCAAGAGCCCGCAAAGGGCCGGGCTTAAAGACAATGCATTGATGGAGGAAAAGAGCACCGATACCACAATGGTCAGGGCAAACTGCTGGTAAAGCCGTCCGGTAATTCCGCCCATGGCCGATACGGGCAAAAACACCGCCACAAGAACCAGGGTGGTAGCCACAATGGGTGCGGTAACCTCACCCATGGCTTCAACCGTGGCAGGCTTGGGTTCCATGCCCTTGGCAATATTGACCTGGACCGCCTCCACCACCACAATGGCATCATCCACCACAATGCCAATGGCCAGCACAAGCCCCAGCAAAGACAGGTTATTCACCGTGAACCCCAACAGCGGAAACGCAACAAAGGCTCCAAGCAAGGAGACTGGAATGGCAATGGTGGGGATCAGGGTGGCCCGCCAGTCCTGGATAAAAATAAAAACAACAAAAATAACCAGGGCCAGAGCAATCAATAGTGTCTCAATGATTTCGTCAATGCCCTTGGTGATGGGAAGCGTGGCATCCAAAGACACGTCATACCGCATGCCCTTGGGAAAGGATTTGGACACCTGGGCCATCACCGACCTGATCTCATCAGCCAGATTCACTGCATTGGACCCCGGCGCCTGGTACAGGGCAAGAATGGAACAGGGTTTACCGTCCATGCGAGAGAACACATTGTAGGACTCCACGCCCAGTTCCACCCGGGCCACGTCCCTGATTTTGACCTGGGCTCCGGTATCTGTGGTGCGGATTACGATATCGCCAAAGGCCTCCTTGGAAGCCAGCCGGTCGGGCAGCCGCACCGTATAGGTAAATTCGGTCCCGTCAGGTGCGGGTTCCGCCCCGAACTTCCCCCCCGGCACAATGATGTTCTGGGCTTTGATGGCATTGGTGATTTCAGGCACGGTCATGTCGAGTTGGGCCAGACGGTCAGGCTTGATCCAGATGCGCATGGAGTAGTCTGATCCGCCCAGAACATCCACCCGGCCGATCCCCTTCAACCGCGCCAGGGAATCTTTGATATTGATCAGGGCATAGTTGTTCAAAAAAGTCTGATCATATTTGTTGGACGGGTCGGTGAGAGCCACCAGCATCAGGATGTTGGGCAGGGATTTTTCCGTGGATACCCCTAAACGCTTGACCTCCTCGGGCAGTTTGGCCGTAGCGGCCGACACCCGGTTCTGCACAAATACGGTATTCATGTCCGGGTCGGTGCCGATTTCAAAGGAGACGTTAATAGTCATGGTGCCGTCATTGGCGTTCACCGACTTCATGTAGAGCATGTTGTCCACGCCGTTGATTTGCTGCTCAAGCGGAGTGGCCACAGAGGCTTCCACATTGGTTGCGTTGGCACCGGTGTAGCTGGCACGCACCTGCACAATGGGCGGAGTAATATTGGGATACTGCTCCATGGGCAGCTGCAACACAGACAAAACACCCAGGATTACCGTGACAATCGCAATAACCATGGCGACAATGGGTCGCCGGACAAAAAAAGCACCCATTAGCTTTCTTCCTGTGCTATACGGTCCACCGTCACCGCTTTGGCCGTCACCTTGGTCCCGTCGGCAACTTTTTGCAAGCCTTCGTACACAATGGACTCACCACCTGAAAGGCCTGTTTTAACCAGAACAAAATTATCAATATCCGGTCCAAGGGAAACATCCTGCTCCTTAACGATGCCTCCGTCACCCACCACGAACACCTTTTTAAGGCCCTGCAGGTCTGTGATGCAACGCTGGGGAACAAGAACTCCACCCTTAACGCTGTCTATCATGGCCTTGATCTTGGCGAATTGCCCGGGGCGCAACAGGCCATCCGGATTGGGAAAGGAAACCTGCATCAGAATCGCACCGGTGGTGGGATCAATCTGTCGGTCCAAAAAATTTGGCTTTCCTTTGTAAGGATAAACAGAACCGTCGGCCAGAATCAACTGAATATCAGCTTTGAAAGCGTTTTCCCTTTCCATGCCTTCCTGCTCTGAGGCCTTCATATGACGAGCCGCCCCCAGGTATTGGGATTCTGTTAAAAAAAATTCGGCTAAAACCGAATTGGTGTTGGAAACGGTATTTAAAATGACCGGGTTGGGATCACGGCCCACAAAATCCCCGACCTTGGCTTTTGTTTTTCCAATGATGCCGTTAATGGGAGAATATACCTTAGTATATCCCATCTGGATCTGAACTGCCCGGACATTGGCCTGGGCTGCGGTCACGCCTGCTTTTGCGGCATCATAGGCAGCCACGGCCCCGTCGAGATCACTTTGGGATACGGCATTCATCTTTGCCAGGGGGCGATATCGGTCCAAATCGCGCTTAGCCTTGACCATCTTTGTGTTGGCCTCTGCAAGAAGCCCCTTCATTGAAGCAACCTGGGCCTCAAAGGTCTGGCTTTCAATGGTGTAAAGCAGATCGTCGGACTTAACAGGCGAACCCTCCTTGAAATGAACCCCTTTTAAAAAACCTTCCACCCGGGCCCTTATGGCAATGTCCTTGGCACCGTAAATCTGACCCACGAAAGTGTGGTAAATGGGGACATCCTCGGCAAGTGTTTTATACACGCTCACACTGACAGGCGGAATGGCCTTGGCTGTTTTCTGTTCGGCTTCTTTACAGGCCGGTGTCCAAACCAGCAATACGAATACCAGCAGTACAACGCTAAATTTAGTTTTCATTTTTTCCCACACGAATCCATGCGTTAATGTTTAGCTATTATTACTATACTATTACCCCTGAATTTTAAACCATTTTTCGTCCTGGGACCTGCGAAAAGATTGATTTGATTTTTTTACCTGAACACCTGCGGTCCTTAAATTCTTATTGCCGCGCAGTACTATTCGCAATTATTATCGTATGAATTTATTTTCAGCGGCCTGGGGTAGGTAAATATCAAAGCAACTGCCTTCTCCTTCAGTACTGTCCACAAATATATAGCCCTTGAGCCGGGCCACAATCCCCTTGATAATGGGAAGCCCCATACCCGTGCCCCGCCCTTTTCTCTTTGTTGTAAAATAGGGCTCAAATATATTGTCCATGACGGCACGGCTCATCCCGTGTCCCGTATCCAGCACTTGCAAATGGATATAAGTGCCCGGCAGTATCCGGCGCGTCTCTTCCAGGGGACTTTCTTGAACTTGAATTTCATCCAGACGAACCGTAAGAAGCCCACCATTGTCCATCATGGCATGATGGGCATTGGTGCAAAGATTCATGACAATTTGATGAATCTGGGTGGGATCTGCCATAACAGGAGCAAGATCCGTTCTGATAAACGTTTCAATCTTTATGTTTTTGGGAACAGAAGCTCTCAGCAGCTTTAAGCTCTCCTTGATGATGGGACCGGGGTGGCAACGGATATACTCCTTTTCCCCCTGACGGCTAAATGCCAGAATCTGGGCCACCAGGTCCTGGGCCCTGATGGATGCGTTTTTCACCCGACGAAGATATTTGAGCATCTTCTCATCTTCGGGGCACATTGACAGACAAAGATCCGTATACCCAAGGATGGGGGACAAAATATTATTAAAATCATGGGCAATGCCGCCGGCCAGAACGCCAAGGGCCTCCATTTTTTGAAGCTGCACGATCTGACGTTTAAACTCACCCTGCTGCTTTTCACACTTCTGCCTTCTGTAGACACCGCTGATCTGCTGGGCCACACCCATGACCAAATGGATGTCATTGCTGTCCAGTTTTCTGAGGGTAACCGTATTGCCGGCAATCATGATGCCGATGGGCGCACCGTCCACTTCAATAGGGCTGATAATAAAAGAACGGGGTTTGATACGGTCCGTTAGTTCCCGACTCTGGGGATATTTGCGCTTAAGCCACGCGATATCGTTCACAAGCATGGGCTTGTTATACCTGAAGGACTCATAAAACACCCCTTCGGATGCCCCCTCAAGGGAGATGCTATAATTGGCGATATGCACCTTTTCAATCTCAGTAAAACCATATCCGCCGCGATAAGACAGAGACGTTTTCTCATCATCGGCGATCATGATCATCACACGGTCATACCGAAGGTTTTTCCCGACGATATTCGCAGCCCGTTCAAAGGAACAAGCATCAGGATCTTCAATCCCCAGGACCTGTCCAATTTCGACAATTACCTTTGAATTTTCGGCATTGACCCCAAACTGATTGAGTATCTCTTCTCTATCGTTATGTATACCGCGTAAAGACCTTGCAAGCGCCTTTGATTTCACCATCTGGGCGGCCCACCCCAGACCCAAAAACAAGAAGGCCGGGCACATCAGCCACAAGCTTTTGGGCACAACAGCAAAAGGCGTTATCCACAACGCAATGGATATGACGATTGCAGCAGCACCGGCAAGCCAGGAAAGCACAACAAGTAGGGGAAAAACCGAATCCCGCCAGACGAGCTCATACCGGCAGACCTTGCCCCCTTTGAACATACATTCCGGATGGTGCACGGTCAGATCATTATGGAGAAAAACATCTGCAAGTCCCTGGAAATATCCCTGGCGAATCTCGCACTGGAAGGGTTCTTCTTTGGTCCCTTCATTGGGTATGACCACAATCTCAATTTTATTTTTCCCTATATATCGGGTGGTATAACGCGAAAATGGGGTCAGGCCCCCGGCATAGTTTCCCATCATCACACAGGCCCGCCTGACCCGGACAAAAGGTAACAGCAGGCTGCGAATCCATCCCAGGCATTGGGGCTTTACTGCATATCGGCCGGCCTCCCGGGCGATTTCCATATTGTCGGTAAGTATGCACAAGCGCTGATGAAACCGGTTGAGGTGTGCCTGGCTGAGCCCTATGGCGTTATCACCGGTTTTACTGTAATTTTCGATCCCGGCCTCGTCCATGAGGTCTTCGATTTCAATTTCAGGATATTTTTCCTGAATCAGGGCCACATAGGCATCCAGAATCTTATCGCTATACAGTTCTTTTTCTTTTGCAGTTTCCATTTTCAATCTTTCCATGAGTCGAAACCTTGCATCCGGTTTTTATATATTTACAGATCAGCGCGTGAAATTCAATCGAATCGTTATAAACTAAAAAAACACTTCTTTCTCCAGAAAAATATGATTTAATAATAGACATTATACCGATTCATGCTAAGTATTTGATTTTATTATATTTTCAAAAACAGACTTCTCAGTAAAATCAGTATGTTATGAAAAATCGGTATAATGTCTAATATACACGGATGCAGCTCATGATAAAATTCGCCGGACATACGAAATTGACGACGGCACTTTATGATTTTTATCCAAGTATCCCGGATCAAGGAATGAATTTTTTGACAAAGAATTTATGATATATTATATCAATATATTTTTTATAAACTATAATCTGGGAGGATGGATGCAAACAGGAAAAGTTAACCAGCGGATTTTATCATTCATGGAGAAACGGGACATGGATATCCAGGCCTTGTCCGAGGCAGCCGGCCTTGACCCCCAATTTATCAAAACCATGCTTGAAGAAGACGCCTATCCCCCCCTGGGGCCTCTAATGAAAATTGCCCGGGCCCTGGGTGTGCGTTTAGGCACCTTTCTGGATGACCAGGACAGCAGTGACCCCTATATTGTCCGCAAGGCGGAACGAGAAGGCGGTTTTTCCGTTCTTGACAGTACCAACAAAGCCCCTACTTTAAATTTCTATGCCCTGGGCAAAGGAAAGTCAGACCGGCACATGGAGCCGTTTTTTGTTGAAATCTTGCCTGAATCCGCAAAGAAAAAGACATTGTCTTCCCATGAAGGCGAAGAGTTTATTGTTGTTGTTTCAGGTCTTGTGGAGGTGATTTACGGCAATAAAACCTATGAACTAAAACCCGGCGACTCCATCTACTACAACTCGGTGGTTCCCCATTATGTCTCCTGTATCGGAAAAGAAAAGGCTGAAATTCACGCCGTGGTTTATGTTCCGGAATAACAGCCATGGGCTGACTTGGTTTATCAAGACCGAGGCTCAACCCCCAACAAAGCATGAAAGTAATTCAGTAACTTATTGGGACTTTTAGACAAAAAACAGCCATGGCCGTGCCTATAGGTATCCTGGATAAGGATCCCGGGTCCGGCCCCCAGCAACCCCAAGCCAAAGAGGAATAGAGCATCATATGGACGAAACTTTGCCATTGCAATCCCTGACTTTAGGCCAAATCCTTGACAGAACAGTTGAAAAATATCCGGACAACCCGGCCGTTGTGTATGTGGACAGAAATTTTCGCCTAACATACAGCCAGTTTGCCACCTATGTAGATGAAACAGCCAAGGGTTTGATGGCCCTGGGCGTTAAGAAAGGGGAAAAGGTAGGAATCTGGGCCACAAATATACCGTACTGGGTTATCTTGCAGTTTGCCACGGCTAAAATCGGGGCTGTGCTGCTCACGGTGAATACAAACTATAAAACAGCTGAACTTGAATACCTGCTCACCCAATCTGAATGTGAAAACCTCTTTCTCATCGACGGATATCAGGACACGGATTACATATCCACTATATACGAGCTGGTGCCGGAGCTGAAAACCTGTCAGCGCGGCCACCTGAAATCCCCCAAATTCCCCCATCTTAAACGGGTGGCCTTCCTTGGCCCTGAAAAACACAGGGGCATGTATACCATCCCTGAAATCCGGGCCTTGTCCGTAATGATTTCCGACGATGAGTATCAGGCTCGCCAGGACAGTCTGGGTCCCCATGATGTGGTGAACATGCAATATACGTCGGGGACCACAGGCTTCCCCAAAGGCGTTATGCTCACCCATTACAATATCGGCAACAACGGGTACTGGATCGGTGCCAATCAGAACTTTGGCCCGGATGACCGGGTCTGCCTTCCCGTGCCCTTGTTCCATTGCTTTGGATGCGTGCTTGGGGTACTTGCAGCCGTAAACCACGGCACCTGCATGGTGATCCTGGAAGGATTTGACCCCCTTTTAATCATGGCCTCGGTGGAGCAGGAAAAGTGCACCGCCCTTTACGGGGTGCCCACCATGTTCATTGCCGTGCTGGAACATGCCCTTTTCAACAAATTTGATTTTTCATCCCTTCGCACCGGTATCATGGCAGGCTCCAACTGCCCCATTCATGTCATGGAGCAGGTTATTGACAAAATGAACATGACCGAAATCACCATCTGCTACGGTCTGACCGAGGGTTCTCCGGTCTTGACCCAAACCCGGATCCACGACGACATCCGGGTGCGGGTAAAGACCGTGGGGGGAGCTCTGCCTCACCTTGAAGTCAAAGTCATTGACCTTGGCACAGGAAAAGAACTGCCCCCGGGCAAACAAGGTGAAGTGTGCTGCAGGGGGTATAACGTCATGAAAGGATACTACAACAACCCCGAAGCCACAGCCCAGACCATTGACAAGGACGGCTGGCTGCATTCGGGCGATCTCGGGGTCATGGACGAAGCAGGCAACCTGTCCATCACAGGCCGGCACAAGGACATGATCATCCGGGGCGGGGAAAATATCTATCCCAGGGAGATCGAGGAGTTTTTATACCGCATGGATGAAATCCGGGATGTCCAGGTAGCTGCGGTACCCAGCGAGAAATACGGTGAAGAGGTTGGTGCCTTTGTGATTCTGAAAGAAGGAACAAATATTGAGCCCAGCGATATCAGCGACTTCTGCCGGGGAAAAATAAGCCGATACAAAATCCCCAGGTATGTCCATTTTATTGATCAATATCCCATGACGGCCTCGGGCAAGATTCAGAAATACAAATTAACGGAGATGTCGGAAGATATTTGGCCGGAAAGACGTTAGGCACCTGACATAAATGGTATTTTTTACCAGCTTCGGCATTGGATCAGAATTTTAACCCGCGGGATATTTAGGACCACGGAGTAAATAACTTACCCATTTTGTTATATCCGGGAGCGCGGGCGTCCCGCCCGCATGTCCGCAAGTATTGTCAAGATGCAGGCAAAAGGCCCGCGCTCCCAGGTTAAGTTTATTTCGGACTCATTCCTTAAACCAAAAACCTCATTTAGTGACAGCACTAAAAATGGAATAAAAATGAAACCATATACTGCTCTCGCCACTGTCATGGTCTGCTTGATTTTAACACTGCCCATGCTCACAACCCGGGCCCTGTGCCGGGAGTTAACCATCATGACCCATGACAGTTTCAGTATGTCTAAATCCGTACTCGAAGATTTTAAAACCGCCGTGGGAGCCGATATCACGATCTTACGCTCCGGAGATGCCGGCCAGGCATTAAATAAGGCGATTCTGTCCAAAAACAATCCCATGGCTGACCTGTTTTTCGGTGTGGACAACACCTTTATAGGCAGGGCCCTGGACCATGATATTTTCATTGCTTACACCCCCACTGGATTTGAAAATATTAACACCTCCCTGGTATTAGATGCCACAAATCGTCTGATACCTGTGGATTTTGGTGATGTATGCCTCAATTATGACATCCAATGGTTCAAGGCAAAACACCTTGCTCCCCCAAGCGGCCTTGAAGATCTGCTGCGTCCGGCATACAAAGACCTCACCGTTGTCCAGAACCCGGCCACATCATCCCCGGGACTTGCCTTTCTTCTGGCCACCATCAGTCGTTTCGGTGAAAAGGAGTACATATCTTTCTGGCAGAAACTTAAAGCCAACGGGGTCATGGTGGTAAACGGCTGGCAGGAAGCCTACTGGGGGCAGTTCACGGCCGCCTCAAAAGGAGACCGCCCCAT encodes the following:
- a CDS encoding ATP-binding protein translates to METAKEKELYSDKILDAYVALIQEKYPEIEIEDLMDEAGIENYSKTGDNAIGLSQAHLNRFHQRLCILTDNMEIAREAGRYAVKPQCLGWIRSLLLPFVRVRRACVMMGNYAGGLTPFSRYTTRYIGKNKIEIVVIPNEGTKEEPFQCEIRQGYFQGLADVFLHNDLTVHHPECMFKGGKVCRYELVWRDSVFPLLVVLSWLAGAAAIVISIALWITPFAVVPKSLWLMCPAFLFLGLGWAAQMVKSKALARSLRGIHNDREEILNQFGVNAENSKVIVEIGQVLGIEDPDACSFERAANIVGKNLRYDRVMIMIADDEKTSLSYRGGYGFTEIEKVHIANYSISLEGASEGVFYESFRYNKPMLVNDIAWLKRKYPQSRELTDRIKPRSFIISPIEVDGAPIGIMIAGNTVTLRKLDSNDIHLVMGVAQQISGVYRRQKCEKQQGEFKRQIVQLQKMEALGVLAGGIAHDFNNILSPILGYTDLCLSMCPEDEKMLKYLRRVKNASIRAQDLVAQILAFSRQGEKEYIRCHPGPIIKESLKLLRASVPKNIKIETFIRTDLAPVMADPTQIHQIVMNLCTNAHHAMMDNGGLLTVRLDEIQVQESPLEETRRILPGTYIHLQVLDTGHGMSRAVMDNIFEPYFTTKRKGRGTGMGLPIIKGIVARLKGYIFVDSTEGEGSCFDIYLPQAAENKFIR
- a CDS encoding efflux transporter outer membrane subunit, which translates into the protein MVTNRLSSLPALFILLVLLSGFGLSGCLTLGPDFESPVVDVPAAYRFAPADAGSDQDLKWWELFKDPVLYELVTTALENNQDLKTALSRIEEARFTYGMTRADQYPAINLGAGGYVGNYSGTRSIFTNNNYYVAPNLSWELDFWGKFKRSTAAAQADILASAYGAWAVRTTLIADVVSAYYQLLDYRQRLEMSKETLTSRQDGLDIITKRFDKGIIPKIDVNQAQIQLEVAAGAIPTYERLISKTEHQLKLLMGRLPGGIRTGISLDKQLLPPMIPVGMPASLLQRRPEIKRALALVHAANEKIGVAVAQRFPAISLTGALGLASSEVSNITNHGGIWNVSGGLLGPLFDFNKSKLRVEVAKEQTRQALFNYQEVVLTAFKEVEDALVEVDTYRRESDASQRKVDAAENAYKLSFERYDKGVSSYLEVLDSQRTLFSAQLEYSQNRQLYFNAYVKLYKALGGGWLSKRTDAG
- a CDS encoding efflux RND transporter permease subunit, translating into MGAFFVRRPIVAMVIAIVTVILGVLSVLQLPMEQYPNITPPIVQVRASYTGANATNVEASVATPLEQQINGVDNMLYMKSVNANDGTMTINVSFEIGTDPDMNTVFVQNRVSAATAKLPEEVKRLGVSTEKSLPNILMLVALTDPSNKYDQTFLNNYALINIKDSLARLKGIGRVDVLGGSDYSMRIWIKPDRLAQLDMTVPEITNAIKAQNIIVPGGKFGAEPAPDGTEFTYTVRLPDRLASKEAFGDIVIRTTDTGAQVKIRDVARVELGVESYNVFSRMDGKPCSILALYQAPGSNAVNLADEIRSVMAQVSKSFPKGMRYDVSLDATLPITKGIDEIIETLLIALALVIFVVFIFIQDWRATLIPTIAIPVSLLGAFVAFPLLGFTVNNLSLLGLVLAIGIVVDDAIVVVEAVQVNIAKGMEPKPATVEAMGEVTAPIVATTLVLVAVFLPVSAMGGITGRLYQQFALTIVVSVLFSSINALSLSPALCGLLLKSPKPYRGPLGLFFSMFNNAFDASTNVYTKITRIVVRKALFGVLLIIAVCCATGIVGKLLPGGFIPSEDMGYFMVNVQLPDAASLQRSDVVTRQVEKILAKHPEVEHVTNATGFSMLSSSMGPNYGFLFVSLKDWDEREKTVDDLVNELNKQFYFGVNQAQVFAFAPPAIPGLGTGSGFTFMLQDRVGNTPAYLGHQATQFIAAAKKRPEIGSIRTTFSPNVPQKLIEVDRDKALKAGINLNDIYTAIGTFLGGAYVNDFNRFGRLYRAYIQAEPEYRLNAKKLGQFFVKNKAGKSVPMSAFIKVKEVYGPDYTNRFNLMRAAEISGSPARGYTSSQAMAALEAVAAEVLPDDMTYAWSDMSYQEKAASGTGSVVFIFSLVFVFLILAAQYESWSLPFSILLGTPFALFGAMGFLYLARFFDLTYENNVFAQISLVLLIGMAAKNAILIVEFANIKFHEGMSLFDAAIESAKIRFRPILMTAFSFILGIFPLVVATGSGALSRKVMGVALLGGMCLATLLGVFFYPMLFVFIGKLCRYEKKRDLANKKA
- a CDS encoding efflux RND transporter periplasmic adaptor subunit, producing the protein MKTKFSVVLLVFVLLVWTPACKEAEQKTAKAIPPVSVSVYKTLAEDVPIYHTFVGQIYGAKDIAIRARVEGFLKGVHFKEGSPVKSDDLLYTIESQTFEAQVASMKGLLAEANTKMVKAKRDLDRYRPLAKMNAVSQSDLDGAVAAYDAAKAGVTAAQANVRAVQIQMGYTKVYSPINGIIGKTKAKVGDFVGRDPNPVILNTVSNTNSVLAEFFLTESQYLGAARHMKASEQEGMERENAFKADIQLILADGSVYPYKGKPNFLDRQIDPTTGAILMQVSFPNPDGLLRPGQFAKIKAMIDSVKGGVLVPQRCITDLQGLKKVFVVGDGGIVKEQDVSLGPDIDNFVLVKTGLSGGESIVYEGLQKVADGTKVTAKAVTVDRIAQEES
- a CDS encoding cupin domain-containing protein; amino-acid sequence: MQTGKVNQRILSFMEKRDMDIQALSEAAGLDPQFIKTMLEEDAYPPLGPLMKIARALGVRLGTFLDDQDSSDPYIVRKAEREGGFSVLDSTNKAPTLNFYALGKGKSDRHMEPFFVEILPESAKKKTLSSHEGEEFIVVVSGLVEVIYGNKTYELKPGDSIYYNSVVPHYVSCIGKEKAEIHAVVYVPE